Proteins from one Pseudomonas sp. KBS0710 genomic window:
- a CDS encoding ABC transporter permease has translation MQAFSPTTRRRWLHFKRNRRGWWSLWLFLALFVACLGGELLANDKPLLVSYQGALYFPAFERYTEQDFGGTLPFQPDYRDPYVRELIEGQGGWMLFAPVPFSYDTVNYDLTAPSPTPPSAQNWLGTDDQARDVLARVIFGTRVSLLFALALTVVSALIGIAAGALQGYYAGWIDLLGQRLIEIWSGLPVLYLLIILSGFVEPSFWWLLGIMALFSWLTLVDVVRAEFLRGRNLEYVKAARALGVGDFAVMLRHILPNAVTATLTYLPFILTGAISTLTALDFLGFGMPTGSASLGELIGQGKNNLQAPWLALTAFFALALILSLLVFIGEACRDAFDPRS, from the coding sequence ATGCAGGCTTTTTCCCCGACCACACGCCGGCGCTGGCTGCACTTCAAACGCAATCGCCGGGGCTGGTGGTCGCTGTGGTTGTTTCTGGCGCTGTTCGTCGCCTGCCTGGGCGGTGAGCTCTTGGCCAATGACAAACCCTTGCTGGTGTCTTACCAGGGCGCATTGTATTTCCCGGCATTCGAGCGCTATACCGAGCAGGATTTTGGCGGCACGCTGCCGTTTCAACCGGACTATCGCGACCCTTACGTGCGCGAATTGATCGAAGGGCAGGGCGGCTGGATGTTGTTCGCGCCGGTGCCGTTCAGTTATGACACGGTCAACTACGACCTCACCGCACCTTCGCCCACGCCGCCCAGCGCGCAGAACTGGCTGGGCACCGACGACCAGGCGCGGGACGTGCTGGCACGGGTAATTTTCGGCACCCGCGTGTCGCTGTTATTTGCGCTGGCATTGACCGTGGTGAGCGCCTTGATCGGTATCGCCGCCGGCGCGCTGCAAGGCTATTACGCCGGCTGGATCGACCTGCTGGGCCAGCGCCTGATCGAGATATGGTCCGGGCTGCCGGTGCTGTACCTGCTGATCATCCTTTCCGGGTTTGTCGAGCCGAGCTTCTGGTGGCTGCTGGGGATCATGGCACTGTTCTCCTGGCTGACCCTGGTGGACGTAGTGCGCGCCGAGTTCCTGCGCGGGCGCAACCTGGAATACGTGAAGGCCGCGCGCGCCCTCGGTGTGGGCGATTTTGCGGTGATGCTGCGGCACATTTTGCCGAATGCGGTGACCGCCACCTTGACCTACCTGCCGTTCATTCTGACCGGGGCGATTTCCACACTCACGGCCCTGGATTTTCTCGGCTTCGGCATGCCCACCGGCAGCGCGTCGTTGGGTGAGTTGATCGGGCAGGGCAAAAACAACCTGCAAGCCCCATGGTTGGCGCTGACGGCGTTTTTTGCGCTGGCGCTGATTCTGTCCCTGTTGGTGTTTATCGGCGAAGCCTGCCGCGACGCCTTTGACCCTCGATCCTGA
- a CDS encoding ABC transporter ATP-binding protein codes for MTDALIEIRNLQVAFEGHKAVRGIDLDIRAGECLALVGESGSGKSVTAHSILQLLPAHTTRTRGSIRYLGEELLGAPPARLRQIRGDRIAMIFQEPMTSLNPLYSIERQLSETLLLHKGLGGAAARERVLELLELVGIQQPRQRLNAYPHQLSGGQRQRVMIAMALACEPLLLIADEPTTALDVTVQRRILALLKDLQQGLGMALLLISHDLNVVRSIAQRVAVMRAGQIVEQADCQALFAAPQHAYSRQLLEAEPEGRALDREPAGNLLEVDDLRVWFAQGGLLRRKPPIKAVDGIGLRLQRGKTLGIVGESGSGKSTLGQAILRLIDAQGSIRFQGQALDALKGKALRPWRRKLQVVFQDPFGSLSPRMSVQQIIEEGLRVHTDLTAAQREAEVISALRDVGLDPDTRHRFPHEFSGGQRQRIAIARALVIKPDLILLDEPTSALDRTVQKQVVSLLRRLQEEHGLTYLFISHDLAVVRALAHDLMVVKDGVVVEAGSTEQLFEAPQHAYTRDLLVASSLQPQE; via the coding sequence GTGACTGATGCGTTGATTGAAATCCGTAACCTGCAGGTGGCGTTCGAAGGGCACAAGGCGGTGCGTGGCATCGACCTGGATATCCGCGCCGGCGAATGCCTGGCGCTGGTGGGCGAGTCCGGCTCGGGCAAGTCGGTGACCGCGCATTCGATCCTGCAATTGCTGCCGGCGCACACCACGCGCACCCGAGGCAGCATTCGCTACCTGGGCGAAGAACTGCTCGGCGCGCCGCCTGCGCGCCTGCGCCAGATCCGTGGCGACCGCATTGCCATGATCTTCCAGGAGCCGATGACCTCGCTTAATCCGCTGTACAGCATCGAGCGCCAACTGTCCGAAACCCTGCTGCTGCACAAAGGCCTGGGCGGTGCCGCCGCACGTGAACGGGTGCTGGAGCTGCTCGAACTGGTCGGCATCCAGCAGCCGCGCCAGCGCCTGAATGCTTACCCGCATCAACTCTCCGGCGGCCAGCGCCAGCGGGTGATGATCGCCATGGCATTGGCGTGTGAGCCGCTGCTGTTGATCGCCGACGAACCTACCACCGCGCTGGATGTGACCGTGCAGCGGCGCATTCTCGCGCTGCTCAAAGACCTGCAACAGGGCTTGGGCATGGCGCTGTTGTTGATCAGCCACGACCTCAATGTGGTGCGCAGCATCGCTCAGCGCGTTGCGGTGATGCGGGCGGGGCAGATCGTCGAACAGGCTGACTGCCAGGCGCTGTTCGCCGCACCGCAACATGCCTATAGCCGTCAGTTGTTGGAGGCCGAGCCCGAAGGACGTGCGCTCGACCGTGAACCGGCGGGTAACCTGCTGGAGGTCGACGACCTCAGGGTCTGGTTCGCCCAAGGCGGCCTGTTGCGGCGCAAACCTCCGATCAAAGCGGTGGACGGCATCGGCCTGCGCTTACAGCGCGGCAAGACCTTGGGGATTGTCGGCGAGTCCGGCTCGGGCAAGTCCACACTCGGCCAGGCGATCCTGCGGTTGATCGACGCCCAGGGCAGCATCCGCTTTCAAGGCCAGGCCCTGGACGCGCTCAAAGGCAAGGCACTGCGCCCGTGGCGGCGCAAGTTGCAAGTGGTGTTCCAGGACCCGTTCGGCAGCCTCAGCCCACGCATGAGCGTGCAGCAAATCATCGAAGAGGGCCTGCGTGTACACACCGACCTCACTGCCGCCCAGCGTGAAGCCGAAGTGATCAGCGCCCTGCGCGACGTCGGCCTCGACCCCGACACCCGCCACCGTTTCCCCCACGAGTTTTCCGGCGGGCAACGCCAACGCATCGCCATCGCCCGCGCGCTGGTGATCAAACCGGACCTGATCCTGCTCGACGAACCCACCTCGGCGCTGGACCGCACCGTGCAAAAACAAGTGGTGAGCCTGCTGCGCCGGTTGCAGGAAGAGCACGGCCTGACCTACCTGTTTATCAGCCATGATTTGGCCGTGGTACGCGCATTGGCGCACGACTTGATGGTGGTCAAGGATGGCGTGGTGGTGGAGGCGGGGAGTACCGAGCAATTGTTTGAAGCGCCGCAGCATGCGTATACGCGAGACTTGCTGGTGGCGTCGTCATTGCAGCCACAGGAATAA